The following coding sequences lie in one Paenibacillus durus ATCC 35681 genomic window:
- the leuD gene encoding 3-isopropylmalate dehydratase small subunit produces the protein MEAFKKLTGIVGPVDRVNVDTDAIIPKQFLKRIERTGFGQFLFFEWRFDEAGNDNPAFALNQDRYKGASILISRANFGCGSSREHAPWAILDYGFKVIIASSYADIFYNNCFKNGILPIKLSEEQVEDLFQRTAAHEGYELTVDLENNNISDAHGLSINFDIDEHRRQFLLQGLDDIGLTLQHEDAITAYEQKHAAKLFA, from the coding sequence ATGGAAGCTTTTAAGAAATTAACCGGGATTGTCGGACCTGTCGACCGGGTCAATGTCGATACGGATGCCATTATTCCGAAGCAGTTCCTCAAACGGATTGAACGGACAGGTTTCGGACAATTTCTGTTCTTTGAATGGCGTTTTGATGAAGCGGGCAACGACAATCCGGCATTTGCGCTGAACCAGGACCGCTACAAAGGCGCGTCCATCCTGATCTCCAGAGCCAACTTCGGCTGCGGTTCCTCCAGAGAGCATGCTCCGTGGGCGATCTTGGACTACGGGTTTAAGGTAATTATCGCATCGTCATATGCCGATATTTTTTACAACAACTGCTTCAAGAACGGCATTCTTCCGATCAAGCTCTCTGAAGAGCAGGTGGAAGATCTGTTCCAGCGGACTGCAGCCCATGAAGGCTATGAGCTGACTGTCGATCTCGAGAACAACAATATCAGCGACGCTCATGGTCTGAGTATCAACTTCGATATTGACGAGCACCGCCGCCAGTTCCTGCTGCAAGGTCTTGACGACATCGGTCTGACGCTGCAGCATGAGGACGCAATTACTGCCTATGAGCAGAAGCATGCAGCTAAGCTTTTTGCTTAA
- a CDS encoding N-acetylmuramoyl-L-alanine amidase: MTKACLKMFALLLPLLVLIVWSGQDAEAAGRGKIVLDNQELALPQGIKLENINGSVMIPIRVVTENLGYEVLWDQKIRKVTIRQDFKEIKLFVGSKNADADGVPLSLNAAPKQTGGTVLVPIRFVGEQFGLGVGWDNKEKIVYLSGNSSDPSPAGPETSPAAVPSPPASPAVSSPAPTPVPSQTTGTVAGAASSPPGPTQSSAGNAAGAPVQVKGADFSANQLVIAVSGKVKPNITTLDNPSRIIVELPGTSLASDFAGGGPVSGAAQGTLDVSGYPLIAAIGYSLSGTAPSTVRFEIQTTEKLPYRLSVDDSTGLITVDLNASDTGGATSGGSGNPMVVLDAGHGGSASGAVSPAGRKEKDFNLAVIQKAGALLQSDGRVTVVYTRTEDITLGLQDRVDIAEAAGANLFVSLHANAIDRTAPNWYKVNGSETYYTRSDSLPLASVMHKHLVKATGFKDNGVRTRSYHVTRETSMPAVLLESGYLTNTSDESKLFSNDLQDSLAREIAAGIIEYLGI; the protein is encoded by the coding sequence ATGACGAAGGCTTGTCTGAAAATGTTCGCGCTGCTGTTGCCCCTGCTGGTGTTGATTGTCTGGTCCGGGCAAGACGCGGAGGCGGCAGGTCGAGGGAAAATAGTGCTGGATAACCAGGAGCTGGCGCTGCCGCAAGGTATTAAGCTCGAGAACATCAACGGAAGTGTCATGATCCCGATCCGTGTCGTAACGGAGAATCTGGGATATGAAGTATTATGGGATCAAAAGATTCGTAAAGTGACGATCCGTCAGGATTTTAAAGAGATTAAGCTGTTTGTCGGCAGTAAAAACGCCGATGCGGACGGTGTTCCGCTCAGCCTTAACGCTGCGCCTAAACAGACCGGAGGGACGGTTCTCGTCCCGATTCGGTTCGTTGGCGAACAGTTCGGGCTTGGAGTCGGCTGGGACAATAAGGAGAAAATCGTCTATCTGTCCGGGAATTCTTCAGATCCTAGCCCGGCTGGGCCTGAAACCTCTCCGGCTGCTGTGCCTTCTCCGCCCGCAAGTCCGGCCGTCAGTTCGCCGGCGCCTACACCTGTGCCGTCGCAGACTACCGGCACGGTAGCAGGGGCAGCTTCATCACCGCCCGGGCCTACTCAGTCTTCTGCCGGAAATGCAGCAGGCGCGCCGGTACAGGTAAAAGGGGCGGATTTTAGCGCGAATCAACTGGTTATTGCCGTTAGCGGTAAAGTCAAGCCGAATATTACGACGCTGGATAATCCGAGCCGAATTATCGTGGAGCTGCCGGGCACTTCGCTGGCGTCCGATTTCGCGGGGGGAGGACCGGTCTCAGGAGCTGCCCAAGGTACGCTTGATGTTTCGGGATATCCGCTGATAGCCGCTATCGGATATTCGTTGTCAGGTACCGCTCCTTCCACCGTCCGGTTTGAAATTCAGACGACGGAAAAATTGCCTTATCGGCTAAGCGTTGATGACAGCACAGGTCTTATCACCGTTGATTTGAATGCAAGTGATACTGGAGGCGCCACTAGCGGCGGCAGCGGCAACCCCATGGTTGTGCTGGACGCCGGACATGGCGGTTCGGCTTCAGGTGCGGTTAGCCCGGCAGGACGGAAGGAGAAAGACTTCAATCTGGCGGTCATTCAAAAGGCTGGAGCTCTGCTGCAGAGCGATGGGCGCGTGACGGTTGTGTACACGCGGACAGAGGATATTACGCTTGGTCTGCAGGATCGTGTTGATATCGCGGAAGCGGCTGGAGCGAATCTCTTCGTATCGCTGCATGCGAATGCGATAGATAGGACAGCCCCCAATTGGTACAAGGTTAACGGCAGCGAAACCTATTACACCCGCAGTGACAGTCTTCCGTTAGCCAGTGTTATGCATAAGCATCTGGTGAAGGCAACCGGCTTCAAGGACAACGGGGTTAGGACGAGGAGCTATCATGTGACCAGGGAAACCTCAATGCCGGCAGTGCTGCTGGAGTCAGGCTATCTGACAAATACGTCAGATGAATCGAAGCTTTTTTCCAATGATCTTCAGGATTCACTGGCTCGGGAAATTGCGGCAGGCATTATTGAATATTTAGGAATTTAG
- a CDS encoding N-acetylmuramoyl-L-alanine amidase family protein — protein sequence MKKLSFVLLVLLFVLVMPENGHAAAGNNKIFLDGKELTAGQSVPVENVNGTVMVPLRMIVQNLGYKVDWDQNAKTVTINQQGKVVSLAVGQKKATVDGIEVTLNEAPVLRTDTSLVPIRFISEQFGLKVEWDNKEKTVTITSPPTSADGSSPANNTPSTGGSSSGDGTNAGVPPSGSASNLTKVNGVSFSNNQLLIALSGDSAPKLSVLDGPARIVVDIPNTTFSDSFGSGQNLPSGQMNTLDATGYPDVKEIRYSLYSSNPHMVRFVIELNESKDFGYSLSATDSSSKLAIIDLNGTGGLVAAAAAGGTGTDATTGPPDRGGKKLVVLDAGHGAKDSGAVGVTGKYEKNFNLAVVLKAEALLKQETNIEVVLTRSDDTFLELKERAAIANNLNADLFVSVHANSSPTTAASGTETYYKRDESKAFAAVMHKYLVQATGLSDRGVQYGNFHVIRETKMPAILLESGYLSNKKDEALLFTEAFQNKVAAAIVSGIKEYLGIS from the coding sequence ATGAAGAAATTAAGTTTTGTGCTGCTCGTGCTATTGTTCGTACTCGTAATGCCGGAAAATGGACATGCCGCTGCTGGAAACAACAAGATTTTCCTCGACGGCAAGGAATTGACCGCTGGACAAAGCGTCCCGGTCGAGAATGTGAACGGTACCGTTATGGTGCCGCTGCGGATGATTGTCCAAAACTTGGGATACAAAGTGGACTGGGACCAGAACGCCAAGACGGTGACGATCAACCAGCAGGGTAAAGTGGTCTCGCTTGCGGTCGGCCAAAAAAAAGCGACAGTCGACGGCATTGAGGTAACTCTTAATGAGGCCCCCGTCTTGAGGACGGATACCTCGCTTGTGCCCATCCGTTTCATTTCCGAGCAGTTCGGGTTAAAGGTGGAATGGGATAACAAGGAGAAGACGGTAACGATTACATCGCCGCCAACTTCCGCTGACGGCAGCTCGCCTGCAAACAACACTCCATCCACAGGAGGCAGTTCATCGGGAGATGGGACTAACGCGGGAGTGCCGCCGTCCGGCTCCGCAAGCAATTTAACGAAGGTTAACGGCGTTAGCTTTAGCAATAACCAGCTTCTTATCGCGTTATCCGGTGATTCGGCGCCTAAGCTTTCCGTTCTGGATGGTCCCGCTCGAATCGTGGTTGATATTCCAAATACTACCTTCTCCGATTCGTTCGGGTCTGGACAGAACCTGCCGTCCGGTCAGATGAATACGCTTGATGCGACAGGCTACCCGGATGTCAAGGAAATCCGCTATTCTTTATACAGCAGTAATCCTCATATGGTGAGGTTCGTTATCGAACTGAATGAGTCAAAAGATTTCGGTTACAGCTTATCCGCAACCGATTCGTCGTCCAAGCTGGCCATCATTGATCTGAATGGCACTGGAGGATTGGTGGCTGCTGCTGCCGCTGGCGGAACAGGGACGGATGCAACTACGGGTCCTCCTGACAGAGGCGGCAAGAAGCTCGTTGTACTGGATGCCGGGCACGGTGCCAAGGATTCCGGCGCGGTCGGGGTCACGGGGAAATATGAGAAGAACTTTAATTTGGCGGTAGTCCTCAAAGCAGAGGCGCTGCTGAAGCAGGAGACGAATATCGAGGTTGTGCTGACGCGCAGCGATGATACTTTCCTTGAGCTCAAAGAACGAGCGGCTATCGCCAATAACTTGAACGCAGACCTGTTCGTTTCGGTGCATGCCAACAGCAGCCCCACTACAGCTGCCAGCGGCACCGAGACGTATTATAAGCGGGATGAGAGCAAGGCATTTGCCGCTGTTATGCATAAATATTTGGTGCAGGCAACTGGACTCAGTGACCGGGGCGTGCAGTACGGCAATTTTCATGTTATTCGTGAAACGAAAATGCCGGCAATTCTATTGGAGAGCGGCTATCTCAGCAATAAAAAAGACGAAGCTCTCCTATTTACGGAAGCTTTTCAAAACAAGGTGGCCGCAGCGATTGTGAGCGGAATCAAGGAGTATCTGGGTATCAGCTAA